CATCCATCGTTCGGCTGTTGCACGAGGATCGGCCTCGTCCCGGAGATCGAGGTAGTCGATCGACTTGTCGGCCTCCGGATTGACCATCTGGTACGGCTCGCCGTCGACGTCCACCACGGCCAGGAACGGAGACTGGTACTCGTCTCCCGCGGCGACGGCGGCGTCGGCCAACAGATCCAGGTCCACGTCGCCTCGGAGTTCGACGTACTGGGCGATGAACTTCGGAACGTCCGGACTGAGCTGTTGGGCGAACCACATGCTCCGCTGGGTCGCGGTGAGCGGGAAGGCCCCCTCGGGTATGTGCGGCGCCTCGGCACCGTCGCTGTCGCCGTGGCGGGATGGAGCGGTGTTGTGATCAGTCATCGTGAGGTCCCCTGAAGGGTCGAGACGGGATCGAAACGGAAGAATCGAGAAGCACAGGACGAAGATCGGTCGGGTTCTCGTGTGCGGCGTCCGAGGTGGCGGGTGCGTTTCGGCCCTCTGTCCGCCGACGGCACCGGTACCACCATGGGTCTCGCCATTGGTCTCACCACGTGGAGCAGTTCGTCGCGGACGGTCTCGGGGATGGGTCAGCCGTCCGGAATCGTGGCGTGCGTCCGCCCGTCAGCGCAGGCGTTCGGCCTCACGGGCACGCTGAACCAGGTCCGCGCAGAGTTCGGCGAGTTCGTCACGGCCGGCACCTTCTGCCACCGCGGTGGCGACATCTTCCGCCGCCGCCCGGACTTCGAACGCTCGATCGGCCAGCGCCGTGGCCTCGTCGGCGGTGAGGACCACCGAGTCGGCGGGAAGGTCGGACCGCCGGACCAGGCTCCGCTGCTCGTACGCACGCTGACGGCACGACTGCCGGCAATAGCGACGGCGCCGCCCGACCCCGGAACCGGCGACCTCTCGGCCGCACCACAGGCAGGACTCGGGGCGGCGGGACACGGAGGCCATGTCGGATCACCCTACTGGCGTCGCCGTTCCCGGTGAACGTCCCCTGCGGCCCGCTCGACCGGGAGTGGGCGTGCGAGGCACGCGGCCCGGCACCGGTAAGATGGGGTGGTTGCGTTCCCTCCTGAGCCCCCACAGGAGCCTGCGGGAACCTTTGCGGGGTCCGCTGCGTTGTATCCGTGTGTGAACGCGTGATCCCCTGAAGAGAACGTGCTTGCGCTGAGACGATCGAAGAGAGGACACCACCATGGCAGATCGCGTACTTCGAGGTAGCCGGCTCGGAGCGGTGAGCTACGAGACCGACCGCGACCATGATCTCGCGCCCCGCCGGATGGCGAAGTATCGGTGCGAGAACGGTGAGGTCTTCGACATCCCGTTTGCCGACGATGCCGAGATCCCCGGTACCTGGATGTGCCGTAACGGCCTCGAAGGAACCCTCATCGAAGGCACCGCCCCGGAGGCCAAGAAGGTCAAGCCTCCGCGTACCCACTGGGACATGCTGCTCGAACGCCGCAGCACGGAGGAACTGGACGAGTTGCTCAAGGAGCGCCTAGACCTCATCAAGGCGAAGCGCCGCGGGGCCTGACGCCAGGAATTCCGTTTTCGGGGGTGCTGCCCCCCGGCCCGTGCCGTCCCGGAACAACCGGGGCGGCATTTGTCGTTCTTCGAGCGCTCCACTCGTTGCACACAACATCCACAACTCCGATCCGCTGGGCGCTCACACGTCACACACTCATCGTGAAATTCGAGTACGTCACGCCCCGAGCACGCGGCCGAAGAACCGCGCATGATCCCGTCCGGCATCACAAAGATTGAGACGTGGATCACATGACCTGTCTCAGGCTACTAGGACCGGTCACATCGTCAAGCGGTTTCGCGCTATCCCGAGCACACGGATCTCACCGCAGGTCAGGGCTCGTTTGCTTTCTTGCCGCAACTACGTGGTAACGGGTGTTACCCGAGAGACGAAACACGAAAGCTCGAGTCGTCCGGCCCCGGTTCGCGGGAGGGTGGTTCCGGGTCGAGGTTCGGTGCGATCGCCGCCAGGGGTTCGGGCGCCGTCATCGTCCAGTGCGTGGCCGCCACGCGATGCACTGCGAGGTCGCCGCCGACGTAGCCGGACCACGTCGCTTCCGGGTCGGGATGTTCCTCGCCGTCGGTTGCCGCCTCGAAGAACACGACGTCGCCCTCGAAGATGCCGGGCCGGTGGTCCAGCAGCAGGCCCGTGGTGCTCGTCGCTGCCGCGTGGATCCGTGACAGCTGATCGGCGGTGAGCCCGGCCAGCGGTCCACCGAGCCGCGCCAGTAGACGAGCGGCCTGTACCGGATCGAACGCCTCACTCTCCCCGCGTGCCTCGGCACCGGCGACCGTGGCGGCCACGTCCGGGTCCACCTCGTCCACGGAGGACAGGTCCACGCCGAATCCGGCGAGCATGTCGGCGGCACTCACGGTCGGTGCCCCGTACCGGGACTCGTCCACGTCCACGTAGCTGTCGAGGATGCCCAGGATCGCGACGTCCTCCCCCACTTCCTGGAACTGCACTGCCATCTCGTGCGCGATGACACCGCCCAGCGACCAACCCGCGAGGTGATACGGGCCGTGTGGCTGGATGGCCCGGATCTCCCGGATGTAGCGGGCGGCGTACTCCGCGATGCTCGCCGGGGCCGCTTCACCGGTCAGCACGGGCGACTGGAGCCCGTACAGCGGGCGGCTACTGCGCAGTTCGTGGCCGAGCCCGGCATAGCTCCACGCCAGTCCGAGGAAGGGGTGCACGCAGAACAGCGGCGCCTCTTCGCCTCTGGGGCGGATGGGCAGGAGCACCTCGAGCGCGGCACCGTTGTCGAGGGCACCGTCCGTCATCGACTGCTGCACGCGTTGCCCCAGCGACTGCGGGGTGGGGTCTGTGAACATCCACTGCAGCGGGAAAGCTGTTCCGAGCGTGGCACCGACGACGTTGACGACGCGGGTCGCCAACAGCGAGTTGCCGCCCAGGTCGAAGAAGTTGTCCAGGATGCCCACACGCTCGACACCGATCACTTCCGCGAAAGCAGTCGCTACGGCGTATTCGGCTGCCGTTCGGGGTGCGATGTATTCGGTGGTGCTGGAACCGATCTCGGGTTCGGGCAGGGCCTTGCGGTCGAGCTTGCCGCTCGCGTTGACCGGGAACCCGTCCAGCACCACGAAGTGGGTGGGGATCATGTACGACGGAACACGATGACCCAGATGAGAAGCCAGCGTCGAGGTATCGACATCACCAACCACATACCCGACCAGCGACTGCTCCCCCCGAGCGTCCGTGTGCACCGTGACCGCGGCCTGCGAAATGTCGTCGTGGACGAGGAGGGCGGCTTCGATCTCACCGAGCTCGATCCGCTGACCCCGCAACTTCACCTGGAAATCACTACGACCCAGATACTCGAGAGCACCATCAGCCCGCCGCTTGACCAAATCTCCCGTCCGATACATGCGAGCCCCCGAGGCATACGGGTTCGCCACGAACCGATCCGCCGTCAAATCCGGGCGAGAGACATACCCCTGCGCCAACTGGGCACCCGCAAGATACAGCTCACCGACCACACCCACCGGAACCGGACGCAACCGCGCATCCAACACATGCAACTGCGTATTCCACACCGGACGCCCGATCGGCACCGTATGCATCTCATCACCAGCGACCGGCCAATACGTCACATCCACCGCGGCCTCGGTCGGACCATACAAATTATGCAACTCGGCCGAGGGAAGAACCTCACCGAACCGGCGCGCATGATCGACCGACAACGCCTCACCCGAAGCGAACACCCGCCGCAACGACGAACACTCCCCTGCGGTGGATTCTGCAGTGAACACCGCCAACATCGACGGCACGAAATGCGCCGTCGTCACACCCTCACCACGAATCAGAGCAGCCAACGCCACCGGATCCCGATGCACATCCGGTGACGCCACCACCAACCGCGCACCGAACAACAACGGCCAGAACAACTCCCACACCGACACATCGAACGTCACCGGCGTCTTCTGCACCACCACATCACCAGAAGACAACCCATACTCCGACTGCATCCACAACAACCGATTCACAATCGCCCCGTGCGACACCGCCACACCCTTCGGACGACCCGTCGACCCCGACGTGAAAATCACATACGCCACATCCGACGACGACACCCACGGCAACTCGACATCCGTCAGAGGCGCCGACAACACCGCATCACTGTCGACATCGACCACCGGAACATCAGTGTCGACACGCACACCATCGGCACCCCGAATAAGCACCAACACCGGATCCGCGGTCTCGACAATATGACCGATCCGCTCGACCGGATGATCCGGATCCACCGGCACATACCCCGCACCCGCACGCTGAACCGCATACAACGCCACCAACATCTCCACCGACCGACGCATCGCCACAGCCACCAGAGAGCCCACCGTCACACCCGACCCCACCAGGAACCGAGCAAGCGCATCCACCCGCGCATCGAACTCCCCATACGACAGCGACACACCCTCGAACGTCACCGCAACACCACCCGGAAAACGCGACACCGCATCCGAGAACAACGACACCAGGGTCGCGTCCGGAAGCGCGACATCGGTCGCATTCTCAGCGGACAACACGGCATGTTCATCGGCGGCCACGAGGTCGATGTCACCCACCGGGAGACGAGTATCGGCAAGCGCTGTGTCGAGAATCGTGGCGAACCGGCCGGCGAACCTCGCGACCGTGTCCTCGTCGAACAGATCCGTCGCATACGTCCACTGCGCGGTCATGCCCTGCGGGACACCACTGTCGGAGAACTTCTCCACCAGCGTCAATTGCAGATCGAACTTCGCGAGGGGCACGTCGAAGTCGACACCGGCCACTTCGAGCTCGCCGAGCGTGAGTGTGGGCTGCTCGTGGTTCTGGAAGGTGAGCATGACCTGGAACAGCGGGTGCCGCCCGGTCGAACGCGGCGGGTCCAAGACCTCCACCAACCGCTCGAACGGCACATCCGCATGGGAGAACGCACCGAGATCGGCTCCTCGGACACGCTCGAGGATCTGCGCGAACGACGCCGAGGAATCGACCTGCGTTCGCAATACCAGCGTGTTGACGAACATACCGATCAGATCATCCAACTCACGCTCACCACGACCCGCCACCGGCGTACCGACCGCAATATCCGACGACCCCGACAACCGCGCCAACAACACCGACAACGCCGCATGAGCCACCATGAACACCGACGCACCCGACGACCGCGCCAACTCCCCCATCGCCACATGCACATCCGCGCCGATCTCCACATCGACCCGACCACCACGGAAAGACTGCGTCACCGGCCGAGGACGATCCACCGGCAACTCCAACTCCACCGGCACACCCTCGAGCACACCCCGCCAGAACCCGATCTGACGAGACACCAACGACCCCGGATCCGACTCCTCCCCCAACAACTCCCGCTGCCACAACGCATAATCCGCATACTGCACCGACAACGGAACCCACGACGGAACCCCACCCGACACCCGAGCCCCATACGCCGACATCACATCACGCACCATCGGACCCACCGACCAACCATCACCCGAAATGTGATGCACCACCACCGCCAACACATGCACCACACCCGGCGCATCCACCACCCGAAACACCCGCACCCGCACCGGAACCTCCGACGTCACATCGAAGCCCACCGAGAACAACCCCACCAGAGCCGACGACAGCTCCGACTCGGTGACGTCGGCATCGTCCACGCGCACGTGCGAGGCCGGGAGGATGATCTGTTGCGGTCCGTCGACGTCGTCGGGGTACACGGTACGGAGGGATTCGTGCCGGTCGAGCACGTCGACGAGAGCGGCGCGCAGCGCCGCCGTGTCGAGATCGCCGGTCAACCGGACGGCGACCGGGATGTTGTCGGCGGCTGACGTCGGATCGAGCCGGTTGAGGAACCACATCCGTTGCTGGGCAAGGGAGAGTGGCAGCCGCTCCGGCCGGTCTCCGGCGCGTAGGCGTGGCCGTACCGCGCCGTCCGACAACGCGTCGATCCTCGTTGCGAGTTCCGCGACGGTCGGTGACTCGAACAGGGTGCGCAGTTCGACGGGCTTCCCGAGTTCCTGGGTCAGCCGTGCGATGACGCGGGTGGCGACGAGCGAGTTCCCGCCGAGGTCGAAGAATCCACTGTCCGCGCCGACGCGATCGCGACCGAGAACCTCCGCGAAGGTGGTGGCCACGACGAGCTCGGTGTGAGTGGCCGGGGCACGATAGTCGCCGCCACCATCGAGTTCCGGTGCCGGAAGGGCGCGGCGGTCCAGCTTCCCGTTGGCGGACAGCGGCATCGACTCGAGAGCGACGACATGCTGCGGCACCATGTAGGCGGGGACCGACTCGGCGAGATGCGCCCGAATGTCGGCGGAGACCTCGCCGGCATCGCCGGACACACCCGCTCCGGAAACGTAGGCGACGAGCGACTGGTGTCCGTGCGGATCCGTGTGGACGGTGACGGCGGCCTGATCGACGGCGTGGTGAGACAGCAGCGCCGCCTCGATCTCGCCGAGTTCGATCCGGAAGCCACGCACCTTGACCTGGAAGTCCGCGCGCTCGAGATATTCGAGGACGAGGGTGCCGGTGGCCGTGTACCGCCACCGCACCAGGTCTCCGGTGCGGTAGAGGCGGCCACCCGCGGGGCCGTACGGGTCCGCGACGAAACGCTCGGCGGTGAGGTCCGTGCGCGCGAGGTATCCGCGGGCGAGTTGGTCGCCACCCAGATAGAGCTCCCCGGCGACGCCGACCGGGACCGGGCGCAGCCTGCTGTCGAGCACGAACGTCCGGGTGTTCCACTCCGGCACGCCGATGGGAACGGGCCCCACGTCCGCTGCACTGGTCTCCCAGTACGTGACGGACACGGCAGCCTCGGTCGGTCCGTACAGGTTGTGCAGTTCCACTCCGGTGTCGCCCATCGCGCGGTGGAACCGTTGCACGGTGTCGGACGGCAGATTCTCGCCGATGCACAGGACCCGCCGAAGCGACGGCTGTTCGGCGGCGGCCGGGGTCGCCAGGAAGGTATCGAGCAGCGACGGCACGAAGTGCGCGGTCGTGACGTGCTCGTCACGCATGAGCTGACCGAGGTATCCCGGGTCGCGATGTCCGTCGGGGCGGGCGATCACCAGGCGGGCGCCGGAGATCAACGGCCAGAAGAGTTCCCACACCGACAGGTCGAAGGTGATCGGAGTCTTCTGCACCAGGGCGTCGCCCGGGGCCAGCGGGTACCGGTGCTGCTTCCACCGCATCTGGTTGGCGACGGCCGCGTGCGAGACGGCGACGCCCTTGGGGCGGCCGGTCGATCCGGACGTGAAGATGACGTAGGCGACATTGTCCGGTGCCGCAGCGGTCGTGTGTTTCGGTGCCGGTTCGGGGAGCGTGCCGGCATCGTCGACGTGGAGCACCGGCAGGGACGGGTGGACGAACTCGTCCCGGGTGGTGGTGAGGACACAGAGCGGACGAGCGGCGTCCAGCACGTAGTCGGTGCGCTCCGCCGGGTGATCGAGGTCGATCGGCAGATACCCGCCTCCGGCGCGCAGGACGGCATGCATCGAGATCATCAGGTCGAGCGACCGGTGCATCGCGAGGGCCACCAGTACCTCGGGTCCCACTCCGATTCCGCGCAGTCGTGCCGCGAGGTCCTCGACGGACCGGTCGAACTGCGCATAGGTCAGTTCGATGCCTTCGAAGGAGAGGGCGACAGCGTCGGGGTACCGGGCGGCGGCCTCTCGGACCAGATCGGAGAGGGTGGCGTCGGGTAGCGGATGCGCGGTCTCGTTGACCTCGGTGAGCAGGGCGCGGTGTTCGTTCGGGGACAGCAGCTCGATCTCACCGATCGTGACCGCGGGATCGGTGACCACCGACGCCAGGATCCGCTCGAACCGCGCGACGAACTCGCGCACCGTGCGCTCGTCGAAGAGATCTCGCGCGTACGTCAGCTGCGCGGCGATGACGTCCGGCTCGCCACTGTCCGTGGTCCGCTCCGTGAGCGTCAGGTGCAGGTCGAAGTTCGACACATCCGCGTCGAGGTCCAGTCCCTCGACCGCGAGGTCGGGGAGCTCGAACCGTGTCTCGCCCAGGTTCTGGAACGACAGGGCGACCTGGAAGAGCGGATGGTAGGCGCTGGACCGGGTGGGGTTGAGAATCTCCACGAGCCGTTCGAACGGAAGTTCCGCATGGGCGAAGGCGTCGAGGGATACCGAGCGGGCCTGCGCGAGAAGCTCGGTGAACGATGCCGCTGCGTCGACGTCGGTGCGTAGCGCGAGGGTGTTGACGAACATGCCGACGAGGTCGTCGAGTTGCCGCTCACCGCGGCCGGCGATGGGCGCACCGATCGCGATGTCCCGTTCGCCGCTGAGACGAGCGAGAAGCACGGCGAACGCCGAGTGCATGACCATGAACAGCGAGGCCTGGTGCTCCCGGGAGATCTCGAGCAGTCGGCGGTGTGTGCGCGCGTCGATCGTGAAGTCGACGTGCCCACCGCGTCCGCTGGTGACGGGCGGCCGGGGGCGATCGGCCGGGAGTGACAACTGCTCGGGGAGCCCGGCGAGTGTCCTGGTCCAGTGCTCGATCTGCGCGGCGACCAGCGACTCCGGGTCGTCTTCCTCGCCGAGCGCCGAGCGTTGCCAGAGGCTGTAGTCGGCGTACTGGACCGGCAACGGCTCCCACGCAGGTGCCGTCCCTTCGCGCCGCGCCGCATAGGCCAGCATCACGTCGCGGGCGAGCGGTGCCAAGGACCATCCGTCGCCCGAGATGTGGTGGGCCACCAGGACGAACACGTAGCTGCTCTCGGTGACATCGGACTCGGTGACCGCGAAGAGGCGCACCCGCAGTGGGATCTCGGCGGTGACGTCGAAGCCGGCGGTCACGAACTCCGCGACGGTGCTCAGGAGATCTGCCTCGGCGACCTCGATCGGGCCCAGATCCGGTACCGCGTCACCGGCGTCGACGATCACCTGGTGGGGCCCCGCCTCCGAGTCGGGGAACAGGGTGCGCAGCGACTCGTGACGGTCGACGACGTCGGCGACGGCGGCGGTCAGCGCATCGACGTCGACCGTCCCGGTCATCCGCATCGCCACCGGCAGGTTGTAGGCGGGAGAGTCCGTGTCGAACTGGTTGAGGAACCACATCCGCTGCTGCGCGAGGGAGAGTGGGATCCGGTCCGGTCGCGGCTGCGGCTCGAGTGCCGGGATCCGGCGCGCCGAGGAGCCTCGGGTGGACACGAGAGTGGCGAGTTCGGCGACCGTCGGGTGCTCGAACACCTCGCGGACGCCGAGCCGCACGTGGAGTGCTCCGTCGATGCGTGAGACCACCTGGGTGGCGACGAGGGAGTTGCCGCCGAGTTCGAAGAAGCTGTCGTGCACGCCGACCTCGGGGACCGAGAGCAGTTCGACGAAGATGTCCGCGATCGCCTGCTCGGTTCCATCTCGTGGCGGAACGGAATCGCGAGTGGTGAACCGCGGCTCCGGGAGTGCCCGGCGGTCGAGTTTGCCCGCAGGGGTCAGCGGGAGGGCGTCGAGCACGGTCACCGACGCCGGAACCATGTAGCCGGGCAGTCGGCGGCCGAGGAAGCCGGTGACGTCCGTCGGATCGAGTTCGGTGCCGGGCCGCGGCAGCACGTAGGACACGAGTTGGGTGTGCCCGGCGGCGCCGTCGTGTCCGAGCGTGAGGGCGAAGTCGACGTCGGGGTGTTCGGTGAGCGCGGTGTCGATCTCACCGAGCTCGATGCGGAAGCCGCGGATCTTCACCTGGTGATCGGTACGGCCGACGAAGTCGAGGGAGCCGTCGGTCCGCCAGCGGACCAGATCGCCGGTGCGGTACATCGGTTCCCCGCCGGGACCGTACGGGTTGGCGACGAACCGTCCCGCCGTGAGCGTCGGGCGGCCGAGGTAGCCGCGCGCCAGTCCCGCGCCCGCGACGTACAACTCGCCGGGAACGCCGACCGGGACGGGGTGCAGCCGGGCATCGAGCACCAGCGCGGTCACGCCACGGCTGGGGCGGCCGATGCTCACGGGAAGACCCGGCACCAAGGGTGCGGTGATGGACGACATGATCGTCGCCTCGCTCGGGCCGTACGCATTGAACATCCGTCGTCCGGGAGCCCACCGGGCCACCAGTTCCGGTGGGCAGACGTCGCCGGCAACGACGACCGTGGCGACCTGTTCGAGGTCGCGGTGGTCGACGGACGCGAGCGCGGCAGGGGTCGAGAACGCGTGGGTGACACCTTCACTGTGCAGGAGTTCGGCGAGTTCGTCGCCGCCGTACACCGTCGGCGGTGCGATGACGATCGTCGCCCCGGCACTGACGGCCATGAGGATCTCGAACACGGAAGCGTCGAAACTCGGGGACGCGAAGTGCAGCGTCCGCGAGGTGGGGAGCACTCCGAGCACTTCGCGTTCGTCGGTGACGAGGCTCGCCACACCGGCGTGAGTGACCGCGACGCCCTTCGGCACGCCCGTGGATCCGGACGTGTAGATCACATAGGCGATCTGCCGGGGATGGGTCGGACCCATCCGGTCGCTGTCGGTGAGCGGGAGGGCGGACTCGGACGCCCAGTGCTGCCGCACCGAGGCGTCGTCCAGCGCGATCCACCGGATCACGCCGGGCAGGGACGCGACGTGCTCGGACATCGCGATACCGACCACGGCCCGGGAATCGGTGACCATGTGCGCGATCCGTTCGGCGGGGTAACCGGGATC
This genomic interval from Rhodococcus triatomae contains the following:
- a CDS encoding RNA polymerase-binding protein RbpA, with amino-acid sequence MADRVLRGSRLGAVSYETDRDHDLAPRRMAKYRCENGEVFDIPFADDAEIPGTWMCRNGLEGTLIEGTAPEAKKVKPPRTHWDMLLERRSTEELDELLKERLDLIKAKRRGA